A segment of the Labrus mixtus chromosome 15, fLabMix1.1, whole genome shotgun sequence genome:
tttaactctctcatccaggtctacactccctcccgcccccctacgctctgccaatgaaaggcgtctgatccatccttcacaacagggtcctaagtctctgactggactcttctcctctgtcgccccccggtggtggaatgaagtaacaaactccattcgatctgcagagtcgctttgcacctttaagaaaaatctaaagacccagctctttatgaaaacctacgaccttcatgatgatgacgataataatgaagaagatgatgatggttttcTGTGATAAAGACGATATTCAGGATAGTTCTGATGCTGATGAGAACTTTTAAGAACAGCTGtagatgttgtgctctgcctctggtcacttcctgtttccgaTCCGACTTAAAGCTCTTCGTTTTaaacttcctgacgttgtttcctcctctctagatccttgcctgtgttgtacttactctctgatgttcgtcactttggataaaagtgtctcaTAAATTAACTGTAGAATTGTAGTTATTCCTTCTACTGCTGGACTTACTTGTCGATGTAAATGTAAATCACTGTGTATACCCCAAACTCTTAACTGTATTATAagataaacaataaagaaagattaaacagttttttaaatatgaaataattctCCTGATTTTGTTTCCCTAAAGGTTGAGAACTTAACGGAGGAGCAGAAAAATGGTGAGGAAACGACGACCATGActttacctttttgtttttctttctgccgTTGACCATACAGAttattaaccctttaaataCTTACCTCCTGAACTTTAATTCATCTTTATGAGTCCGATTTCTCAAACTAACAATGCATTTTTATGCAAAGTGTTTAACTTTGATCAACTTTAACGATGTGCTGaaacaaaaagtttttaaaaaaagaaggaatcaGGCAAACTATGCTCACACACCCTGCTCTTACTTTTGAGGATGACATCATTATCACCAGCTGTCAAACATATATAAACCCCTGAACATTTCTACGGAGGATAGACTTTTCTGTCAATACCCTGGATTTATTTTATATCCCGGCTCAAACATAGTTGGAACTCATCCAAGAGCCATTTCAACTGAGAGAACCAGGAACTAAATTTTGTCCATGAAAGGTCTCCGCTCCACTGAGAGGGCCACAAGGATTTAAAGGAGCGACCGACGTCTAATGAGTctatcaaaacattttatttggaCCAATGGAAATGATCACATGGTTTACCTGCCTGACTTCAAATCATCCTGCATGCTTTGAGATAATCTAGTTTGACATATGGGGAAACTCAGGGTAAGCATGAGCAGCCAATGTGCAGAGACGGAGAAACAATTCAATCCAGCGCCCGTTATGGTTGCTGCACTGTTACCAGCAGAGTTCAATCTGATTGATCTCTCTGTCCACAAAGTCCAGAGCGCTAGCTTGATAAATATAATTGTTTTTGAATCCCTGATATCCTGCAGGAAGCCAGGTGTCAGTATTTATTCTCCTCACAGGAAGACTTAAGCCAAGATTCTAACCAAAGACCGTCTTACTTTAAGACAGTGATTCTAAAAGTGGGACCTATGCCCCCTAGTGGTGGCCCAAAGTTATGACAGGGTGCATGTGTGGCAAggctgaataaaaacagattgcTTTGCTTGCAAGCTAGAAAATATTTCATGCCAAAGGAGGGCGCAGCAGGGAAAGTTTGTGAACCAATGCTTTAAGGCAACAGTGTTTCCCTTCACCATGGCAAATTATTACTCactaaaaaaaagatctgtaaaGAAAACCATCACCAACTTCCCAATGTGACGCACTGTTAGACTCAGTCCtgtgtttaaagtttttttttttttttattgttgtgttgagTAACATCCTTTAAATCCTTCCTGTTTTGGACTCTTGTCTCATATtcagagagttaaagtttaaatgtctttttccaGAGTTCAAGGCCGCGTTTGACATCTTCATCCAGGATGCGGAGGACGGCTGCATCAGCACCAAGGAGCTGGGGAAGGTGATGAGGATGCTGGGACAGAATCCGACCCCTGAAGAGTTGCAGGAGATGATCGATGAGGTGGATGAGGACGGTCAGTCAGCGTCATTACGATGGAGACTTAAGAGGTGGTCAGATGAGGCAGTGATATTGGATGTGTATAAagtcgtgtgtgtttgttggcagGCAGCGGGACGGTAGATTTCGACGAGTTCTTGGTCATGATGGTCCGCTGCATGAAGGAGGAGAGCAAAGGGAaatcagaggaggagctggccGAACTGTTCCGCATGTTTGACAAGTAGGTgaactctctctgtcttcctggTTCACATTAACATGAGATGAACACTAAGAGCTGACGGATTGTGTTGTGAAATCTCAGGAACGGAGACGGCTACATAGACTTAGACGAGCTGAAGGGCATGCTGGAGTCAACCGGAGAGTCCATCACAGAAGACGACATCGAGGAGTTGATGAAGGACGGAGACAAAAACAATGATGGAAAAATTGACTATGACGGTACGGACTTTAGAAAGCGAGTGCATACACAAACTGTATGTCCCAGAAACAATctttacacacatatatataacaTCTGCTTCCAAAAACAATACctgcaaacattttcatatttgactCGTTACAGGCAAAAGAGCATGCTTCTTAAGAAGTACAGTAGTGACCTTACTAAGGCATTTTTATGTGACCTTAAGATCTTGATGCTGCAAACAAAACTGCAGTTtcacaaaataaactttaaaggctttatatgcgattttttgatccagcagatgtcgcccttgagcaccagcatgaaaccaaaacaacacgcgctgcattgttgtgttagcatgctaatgctagtgatctttatcatgctcgtatcttcacactgcatgtaaatttacctgaaatgagcgtgatctagaaacacagttaagcagtgagtacagtatgttattcttcttttctctagtccctcaattaaacaacttttatacgtgaggggaggagtcagccggccgtcccggcgatgtaaacaaactgaagataggactcagaaaactctgaaagcatcacagacagtgggactcgggtgttacacccattgtagacagtcatgactcacagagttattttcagaggatatacttgatttctacatttctacaaaaatcacatattaagcctttaaagaagtGAACATTGACTTTGGGTTTAGAGAAAGAGTTATTCTTCTGTCTCCTTGGTCAGTCATTCTGTAACTGTTTGATCCGATTATCCCAGACACACATGTTATGATTTAATATCACATGACCCGACTTCTAATGATTCTGTAATAAGAGAGAGAATTAGCCGATGCACAGATGACTAGTACCTTTACATTTGCATGGATCAGAAAGTCCCCAACATTTTCTTGTCATTGAGTTTTCAGACCTAACCTGTTTGGTTTGGTTAAAATGAACTCGAGTGCGTTTGTCAAGTTAGTGTGGTTTGCTTGCACTGGTGTGAAAGATGTCAATCAAATCCATGGGTCGGGCCAAAGAAGACCGCTTGAAAAGATGATTCTCTgtatgcttttattctgaatctGGTGCGGTTTGTTTGTAGTAAGAACATGAACCGACCTAACTTCAGGAAAAATTACGATTCTTTGGATTAAACAAGCAACTGTAGTCAGGGtcctctctcttcatcatcactgaatATTAAAGACCACAGGCAGACCTGATGGATCTTTAGAAACGGTTtcagtggatgagcaggtcctggttcaggaggattaacgtgCTACTTCTCCTGAAGTGTTTTGATAAGCGCCTTCCCTTAGTTAAATCAACATATTGTTTTTGTGCCTAATTTTCAAACTGTATCATTTGCCTTCAGTGATTAatgcaaaaaatataaaacacgaAAAACAGAGCCGACATCAGTCCGTGTAGTCGTCTGTCCATTTAGAAACTGTAAAGAGTCTTTGGAGCtgccacagccaatcaggagtcgactagtctttgtttacttccgGGACTTTTCGTGCAAGAAATTCCGACCAATCACAGAGTGTTTTCCTCGTGCATCACACATTTTGGTCTGATTGTAAAtgtccctgtgtgaacacagaccaaactTGATGTAACTATGCAACAATGGAACtaatgattcagaccagagcaaacgatctaGAGGTGTGGAAACTTAGAGTCCTAGTCATGATTTCCCGTCCACTGGGGGTCCTAATCAGAAACTAAAGAAGGATCTTTAGTGATGTTGTGcctcattgtgtgtttttatttttattcacagAGTTCCTGGAGTTCATGAAAGGTGTTGAATAAAGGATTTGACTGGAGGCCATTGACTTCATCTTCTGCCAGCTTTTTAATGAATTCAAACAGAACAGCAGTCCTCAGCAGACCCCTGTCCTGTCAGTCAGTCcacaactccccccccccccccccccccccgaccccacCATGCACTGAGAGGTTCACTGAGAGATCTCATTGACTGCTAAAATCTTTATTTCTGATCATGATGATCGACCAAAGAGTCATATGTaaagaatattttcattaaaagattttaattcttgcaaatgtttttctgtctgttgtaATAATTACAGTTTAAGATGCTGCAGCCGACTTTGAAGTTCAAAAATGACTCACTCACTTTCTACCCAAGATGGCCGACTTTGAGACTCCCTCTCATCAAGGTTTTATTTAGATATGGCATTTTTCCTCGGTGTTCACAGATCTCAGCTCCATTTTAAGGTACAATGGGAGGGGACAAACAAGGACCCTTACTCAGATTGGCTGTTGCAACACCAAGAGAAGAGCAGgtcaatgttttttatattcaatTTATTCCCACAATGCCGGGCGAACCTACAAACTGGACGACAGCTTCTTTATCAAGACAGGAAAACTCAAAAGCTCTCTGTGTATAATGTAATGCTGTGTTCAGTACGCCCCGCAGCCG
Coding sequences within it:
- the LOC132990010 gene encoding troponin C, slow skeletal and cardiac muscles-like — protein: MDDVYKAAVENLTEEQKNEFKAAFDIFIQDAEDGCISTKELGKVMRMLGQNPTPEELQEMIDEVDEDGSGTVDFDEFLVMMVRCMKEESKGKSEEELAELFRMFDKNGDGYIDLDELKGMLESTGESITEDDIEELMKDGDKNNDGKIDYDEFLEFMKGVE